In Candida orthopsilosis Co 90-125, chromosome 4 draft sequence, the genomic stretch TATGATAAGACACTTAGTATATTTGGCAAGAAGTTCCACTATTCCAATGCCATGGTTCAAATTTGTATGTGCGCTTTCGTTATTTTCATGACTCCTGGTATGTACAATGCCCTTACTGGTATTGGGGCTTCGATTTCCGATAAACCAACTGCCGATAATGCTTCAGTTGCATTGTATTCGACATTTGCGACTATTGGGTTCTTTGGTGGTACTATATGTAATACGATTGGTGTTCGTGCATCATTAATTCTTGGTGGTTTAGGATATGCTTTATATGCTGGTTCATTATTATCTTTTAACcataatgaaaataaaggATTTGTTATCTTCGCTGGTGCATTCTTGGGTGTTTGTGCCGCTGTGCTTTGGTCTGCTCAAGGTTTAGTTGTGTTGAGTTATGCCACTGAACAGAATAAAGGTAAGGCAATTATGATTTTTTGGgttattttcaatttgggtGGCGTTATTGGCTCCATTATTCCTTTGGCTAATAACCTTGAAAATAAAGGTTCTGCAGCTAATGATGGAACTTTTATTGCATTCATTGTATTGATGTGTTGTGGTTCGTGTATTGCCTGCTTTATGTTACCAAGTTCGAAAGTTTGGAAACTGGATGGTACTAAAGTTGCTAGTGATGCTCATAAATTCCCCAATTGgaaagatgaattgatggatttgtttaaattgttgattcatGAACCTAAAATTCTCATTATGTTCCCCATGttttttgcatcaaattGGTTCTACACTTATCACTTCAATAATGTTAACCATGGTATGTTCAATTTAAGAACTAGATCATTAAACTCATTACTTTATTGGCTTGCACAAATGATTGGTGCTATTATCTTGGGTTATATTTTGGATCTTAAACGGTTTTCACGTCCAACTAGAGCCAAAATTGGTTGGACTATTCTTTTCGTTCTTGGCTTAGCCATTTGGGGTGGTGGTTTGaaattccaattggaaTTCACTAGAGAGGATGTGGAACTGGTACCTCCAAAAATCACTCCGATGGATTATACTGAAGGTCGTTATATTGGTCCCATGTTTCTTTACATCTTTTACGGTGGGTACGATGCCATTTTCCAGACTTATGTTTTATGGACTTTGGGTGCATTATCAAATAATCCCAAAAAAGTTGCCTTGTATGCTGGGTTCTACAAAGGTATTCAATCAGCTGGTGCTGCAATTGCTTGGAGATTGGATGCCATTGCTGTCCCATACATGAATTTATTTGCCTCGTCGTGGGCATTGGTTCAGGGgtcattgttgattgctATCCCACTTTTGTGGTTTAAGATTACTGATCATACTGATGCTATGCAAGATGGGTTGGAtaatgttgttggtatggaggaaattgaagttgtgAAGTCAAACGTTGAACATAGAGAATAGGAGGCAGAGCTAGAGTATATATACATAGTTTATTTAATTCATAAATGATTACGAATGTGGTAATGAGAGTGGCATAATGGTGTAGTAGATCTACCTTGGTAGTGTTAATCCGGGGGCTGCTCCTGggagattgattttgttgcaCTCAGAGCGACAG encodes the following:
- a CDS encoding Ngt1 N-acetylglucosamine (GlcNAc)-specific transporter → MSEEKATAPVEITSTSSGSKDLENHIGDDQVHLELKHHTLAEIEASGAWYDKTLSIFGKKFHYSNAMVQICMCAFVIFMTPGMYNALTGIGASISDKPTADNASVALYSTFATIGFFGGTICNTIGVRASLILGGLGYALYAGSLLSFNHNENKGFVIFAGAFLGVCAAVLWSAQGLVVLSYATEQNKGKAIMIFWVIFNLGGVIGSIIPLANNLENKGSAANDGTFIAFIVLMCCGSCIACFMLPSSKVWKSDGTKVASDAHKFPNWKDELMDLFKLLIHEPKILIMFPMFFASNWFYTYHFNNVNHGMFNLRTRSLNSLLYWLAQMIGAIILGYILDLKRFSRPTRAKIGWTILFVLGLAIWGGGLKFQLEFTREDVESVPPKITPMDYTEGRYIGPMFLYIFYGGYDAIFQTYVLWTLGALSNNPKKVALYAGFYKGIQSAGAAIAWRLDAIAVPYMNLFASSWALVQGSLLIAIPLLWFKITDHTDAMQDGLDNVVGMEEIEVVKSNVEHRE